The Pseudomonas sp. TH06 genome has a window encoding:
- the hemH gene encoding ferrochelatase has product MTDHALLLVNLGSPASTSVADVRSYLNQFLMDPYVIDLPWPVRRLLVSLILIKRPEQSAHAYASIWWEEGSPLVVLSRRLQEQMKAQWKQGPVELAMRYGEPSIETRLLQLVAAGHKRITLAPLYPQFADSTTTTVIEEAKRVIRAKKLDVQLSILQPFYDQPEYLEALVASARPHLQQDYDHLLLSFHGLPERHLTKLDPTGNHCFKDQDCCKNASPAVLATCYRAQCLRTAKLFAERMGLPDGKWSVSFQSRLGKAKWIEPYTEARLDELAKSGVKKILVMCPAFVADCIETLEEIGDRGKEQFREAGGEELLLVPCLNDDPQWAKALATLCERAPLAL; this is encoded by the coding sequence ATGACCGATCACGCCTTGCTTCTGGTCAACCTGGGTTCTCCGGCCTCCACCTCGGTGGCCGACGTGCGCAGCTACCTCAATCAATTTCTGATGGACCCGTACGTGATCGACCTGCCGTGGCCGGTGCGGCGTCTGCTGGTCTCGCTGATCCTGATCAAGCGCCCCGAGCAATCGGCGCATGCCTATGCGTCGATCTGGTGGGAGGAGGGCTCGCCGCTGGTGGTGCTCAGCCGTCGCCTGCAAGAGCAGATGAAAGCGCAGTGGAAGCAAGGCCCTGTCGAACTGGCGATGCGTTACGGCGAACCGTCGATTGAAACTCGCCTGCTGCAACTGGTCGCGGCGGGGCACAAGCGCATTACGCTGGCGCCGCTCTATCCACAGTTCGCTGATAGCACGACGACCACAGTGATCGAAGAAGCCAAGCGTGTGATCCGCGCGAAGAAGCTCGATGTGCAGCTGTCGATCCTGCAACCGTTCTACGATCAGCCGGAATACCTCGAAGCCTTGGTCGCCAGTGCCAGGCCGCATTTGCAGCAGGATTACGATCACCTGTTGCTGAGCTTTCATGGCTTGCCGGAACGGCATCTGACCAAGCTCGATCCGACCGGTAATCACTGCTTCAAGGATCAAGACTGCTGCAAGAATGCTTCGCCGGCGGTGTTGGCCACCTGTTATCGCGCGCAATGCTTGCGCACCGCGAAACTGTTCGCCGAGCGTATGGGCTTGCCGGACGGCAAATGGTCGGTGTCGTTTCAGTCGCGATTGGGCAAGGCGAAGTGGATCGAGCCTTACACCGAAGCGCGTCTGGATGAACTGGCGAAAAGCGGGGTGAAGAAGATTCTGGTGATGTGCCCGGCGTTCGTTGCCGATTGCATCGAGACGCTGGAAGAGATCGGTGATCGCGGCAAGGAGCAGTTTCGCGAGGCGGGGGGCGAGGAGTTGCTGCTGGTGCCGTGCCTGAACGACGACCCGCAATGGGCGAAGGCGTTGGCTACCTTGTGTGAACGAGCGCCGCTGGCCCTCTAA
- a CDS encoding uracil-xanthine permease family protein, translating to MQQEFNDPLWRTVLSGAQMLFVAFGALVLMPLITGLDPNVALFTAGLGTILFQIVTGRQVPVFLASSFAFITPIILAKGQFGLAATMGGVMAAGFVYTFLGLAVKIKGTGFIDRLLPPVVIGPVIISIGLAMAPIAANMAMGKAGDGSELIHYQTAMMISMPALLTTLIVAVFGKGIFRLVPIISGVLVGFGMAFYFGVVDTAKIAAAPWFAIPHFTAPEFNWQAILFIVPVALAPAIEHIGGVIAVGSVTGRDYLKKPGLHRTLLGDGIATTAAGLFGGPPNTTYAEVTGAVMLTKNYNPKIMTWAAIFAISLAFIGKFGALLQSIPVPVMGGILCLLFGSIAAVGMNTLIRHKIDLGEARNLVIVSVTLVFGIGGVLVGTGTGPDDFGLKGIALCAVVAIALNLILPGNDGWKNKKADEPLI from the coding sequence ATGCAGCAAGAGTTCAACGATCCGCTCTGGCGCACGGTGCTGTCCGGCGCCCAGATGCTGTTCGTGGCTTTCGGCGCTTTGGTGCTGATGCCGCTGATCACGGGCCTGGACCCGAACGTGGCACTGTTCACCGCAGGTCTGGGGACGATTCTGTTCCAGATCGTCACCGGGCGTCAGGTGCCGGTGTTCCTTGCGTCGAGCTTCGCTTTCATCACCCCGATCATTCTCGCCAAGGGCCAGTTCGGCCTCGCCGCGACCATGGGCGGCGTGATGGCGGCCGGTTTTGTCTACACCTTCCTCGGCCTCGCCGTGAAGATCAAAGGCACCGGGTTCATTGACCGTCTGCTGCCGCCGGTGGTGATTGGTCCGGTGATCATTTCGATCGGCCTGGCCATGGCGCCGATTGCCGCGAACATGGCGATGGGCAAGGCGGGCGACGGTTCTGAACTGATCCACTACCAGACCGCAATGATGATCTCGATGCCGGCGCTGCTGACCACGTTGATCGTGGCGGTATTCGGCAAGGGCATCTTCCGCCTGGTGCCGATCATCTCGGGCGTGCTGGTCGGCTTCGGCATGGCGTTCTATTTCGGCGTGGTCGATACCGCGAAGATTGCCGCTGCACCGTGGTTTGCGATCCCGCACTTCACTGCGCCAGAATTCAACTGGCAGGCGATTCTGTTCATCGTTCCCGTGGCGCTGGCTCCAGCCATCGAGCACATCGGCGGCGTGATTGCCGTCGGCAGCGTGACCGGTCGCGATTACCTGAAGAAGCCGGGCCTGCACCGCACGCTGCTGGGTGACGGCATTGCCACCACCGCTGCCGGCCTGTTCGGTGGTCCGCCGAATACCACGTACGCCGAAGTGACTGGCGCCGTGATGCTGACCAAGAACTACAACCCGAAAATCATGACCTGGGCGGCGATCTTCGCCATCAGCCTGGCGTTCATCGGCAAGTTCGGCGCGCTGCTGCAAAGCATTCCGGTGCCGGTGATGGGCGGGATTCTGTGCCTGTTGTTCGGTTCGATTGCGGCGGTGGGGATGAACACCCTGATCCGTCACAAGATCGATCTGGGCGAAGCACGCAATCTGGTGATCGTTTCGGTGACGCTGGTGTTCGGCATTGGCGGTGTGCTGGTCGGTACCGGCACTGGCCCGGACGACTTCGGCCTCAAAGGCATCGCGCTGTGCGCGGTGGTGGCGATTGCGCTGAACCTGATTCTGCCGGGCAATGATGGCTGGAAGAACAAGAAGGCGGATGAGCCGCTGATCTAA
- the upp gene encoding uracil phosphoribosyltransferase has product MPILEIRHPLIRHKLGLMRRADISTKNFRELAQEVGALLTYEATKDLPLESYDIAGWCGTVSVEKIAGKKITVVPILRAGIGMLEGVLSLIPGAKVSAVGVARNEETLQAHTYLEKLVPEIDERLAMIIDPMLATGSSMVATIDLLKKAGCKDIRAMVLVAAPEGIAAVEKAHPDVTIYTASIDERLNEHGYIIPGLGDAGDKIFGTKQKDA; this is encoded by the coding sequence ATGCCCATCCTCGAGATCCGCCACCCGCTGATCCGCCATAAACTCGGCCTGATGCGCCGCGCTGACATCAGCACCAAGAATTTCCGCGAGCTTGCTCAGGAAGTCGGCGCCCTGTTGACCTATGAAGCTACAAAAGATTTGCCGCTCGAATCCTACGATATCGCAGGTTGGTGCGGCACCGTGTCGGTCGAGAAAATCGCCGGCAAGAAGATCACCGTCGTGCCGATCCTGCGCGCCGGCATCGGCATGCTTGAAGGCGTGCTGAGCCTGATCCCGGGTGCCAAGGTTTCCGCTGTGGGTGTCGCCCGCAACGAAGAAACCCTGCAAGCCCACACCTATCTGGAAAAACTGGTTCCGGAAATCGACGAACGGTTGGCAATGATCATCGACCCGATGCTCGCCACCGGCAGCTCGATGGTCGCAACCATCGACCTTTTGAAAAAGGCTGGCTGCAAAGACATCCGCGCGATGGTGCTGGTTGCCGCGCCGGAAGGCATTGCTGCCGTCGAGAAGGCTCACCCGGACGTGACCATCTACACCGCGTCCATTGATGAGCGTCTGAACGAACACGGTTACATCATTCCTGGGCTTGGCGATGCGGGTGACAAGATCTTCGGCACCAAGCAGAAGGACGCGTGA
- a CDS encoding hypoxanthine-guanine phosphoribosyltransferase: MSADLEHIRQVMREADCLYTEAEVEAAIARVGAQINEQLADSNPVVFCVMNGGLIFSGKLLTHLQFPLEASYLHATRYRNETSGGDLFWKAKPEVSFIDRDVLIIDDILDEGHTLGAIIDFCKHAGARKVHTAVLIDKDHDRKARPDLKADFVGLPCIDRYIFGYGMDYKGYWRNANGIFAVKGM; the protein is encoded by the coding sequence ATGTCCGCTGATCTCGAGCATATCCGTCAAGTCATGCGAGAGGCTGACTGCCTGTACACCGAAGCTGAAGTCGAGGCTGCCATCGCCCGCGTCGGTGCACAAATCAACGAACAACTGGCTGACAGCAACCCGGTGGTGTTCTGTGTGATGAACGGCGGCCTGATTTTCTCCGGCAAGCTGCTGACTCACCTGCAATTCCCGCTGGAAGCGTCCTACCTGCACGCGACCCGTTATCGCAACGAAACCAGCGGCGGCGACCTGTTCTGGAAAGCCAAGCCGGAAGTCTCGTTCATCGACCGCGACGTGCTGATCATCGACGACATCCTCGATGAAGGTCACACCCTGGGCGCGATCATCGACTTCTGCAAACACGCCGGCGCGCGCAAAGTGCACACCGCCGTGCTGATCGATAAGGATCACGACCGCAAGGCGCGGCCTGACCTGAAAGCCGATTTCGTCGGCCTGCCGTGCATTGACCGTTACATCTTCGGTTACGGCATGGACTACAAAGGCTACTGGCGCAACGCCAACGGGATCTTTGCCGTTAAAGGCATGTAA
- a CDS encoding PA4642 family protein — MRKDKKQVIGDEIGDEQIKLFLDFEPVDATSPSLHKLIKAYRGLRIDDFERFLTFFVAAGYDVDGKDEQGKTFVDLIADQRNAPEYIELIEKSRT, encoded by the coding sequence ATGCGTAAAGATAAGAAACAAGTGATTGGTGACGAGATCGGCGATGAGCAGATCAAGCTGTTCCTCGATTTTGAGCCGGTCGACGCCACTTCGCCGTCGCTGCACAAACTGATCAAGGCCTACCGTGGCCTGCGCATTGATGACTTTGAGCGCTTTCTGACCTTCTTCGTTGCAGCTGGCTACGACGTCGATGGCAAGGACGAGCAGGGCAAGACCTTCGTTGACCTGATCGCCGATCAGCGCAACGCCCCCGAATACATCGAGCTGATCGAAAAGTCCCGTACCTGA
- the mqo gene encoding malate dehydrogenase (quinone): MAHNEAVDVVLVGAGIMSATLAVLLKELDPAIKLEVVELMDSGAAESSNPWNNAGTGHAGLCELNYTPQAADGTVDIKKAVHINTQFEVSKQFWSYLTKKGTFGSCKSFISPVPHLSFVQGDKGVSFLKERFDVLSKHHAFTDMEYTEDKAKMAEWMPLMMPGRSPDEVLAATRVMNGTDVNFGALTNQLLKHLTSAPDAQVKYCKRVTGLKRNGAGWTVSIKDVNSGSSREVDAKFVFLGAGGAALPLLQASGIEESKGFGGFPISGQWLRCDNPEVVKHHQAKVYSQAAVGSPPMSVPHLDTRVVDGKKSLLFGPYAGFTTKFLKHGSFMDLPMSVRAGNIGPMLAVAKNNMDLTKYLVSEVMQSMEQRLDSLRRFYPEAKAEDWRLEVAGQRVQIIKKDPKKGGILQFGTELVAAKDGSLAALLGASPGASVTVSIMLELIEKCFPGKAKGEWAGKLAEIFPAREKVLETDAALYRKINTQNNIALELVEESSETPSFA; encoded by the coding sequence ATGGCGCATAACGAAGCAGTCGACGTAGTACTGGTTGGGGCCGGCATCATGAGTGCCACCCTTGCAGTGCTGCTCAAAGAGCTCGACCCCGCGATCAAGCTGGAAGTCGTCGAGCTGATGGATTCCGGTGCTGCGGAGAGTTCCAACCCGTGGAACAACGCCGGTACCGGTCACGCCGGCCTGTGCGAGCTGAACTACACGCCGCAGGCTGCCGACGGCACCGTCGACATCAAGAAAGCCGTGCACATCAACACCCAGTTCGAAGTGTCCAAGCAGTTCTGGTCGTATCTGACCAAAAAAGGCACCTTCGGCTCGTGCAAATCCTTCATCAGCCCGGTGCCGCACCTGAGTTTCGTACAGGGCGACAAAGGTGTGTCGTTCCTCAAGGAACGTTTCGACGTGTTGAGCAAGCACCACGCCTTCACCGACATGGAATACACCGAAGACAAGGCCAAGATGGCCGAGTGGATGCCGCTGATGATGCCGGGCCGCTCGCCGGACGAAGTGCTCGCCGCGACCCGCGTGATGAACGGCACCGACGTCAACTTCGGTGCCCTGACCAATCAGTTGCTCAAGCACCTGACCAGCGCCCCCGACGCCCAGGTCAAGTACTGCAAACGCGTGACTGGCCTCAAGCGTAATGGCGCCGGCTGGACCGTCAGCATCAAGGACGTCAACAGCGGCAGCAGCCGTGAAGTCGACGCCAAATTCGTCTTCCTCGGTGCTGGCGGCGCGGCATTGCCACTGCTGCAAGCTTCGGGCATCGAAGAAAGCAAAGGCTTCGGCGGCTTCCCGATCAGCGGCCAGTGGCTGCGTTGCGACAACCCGGAAGTGGTCAAGCATCACCAGGCCAAGGTTTACAGCCAGGCTGCCGTGGGTTCGCCACCGATGTCGGTGCCGCACCTGGACACCCGCGTGGTTGATGGCAAGAAATCCCTGCTGTTCGGGCCATACGCCGGTTTCACCACCAAGTTCCTCAAGCACGGCTCCTTCATGGACCTGCCGATGTCGGTTCGCGCCGGCAACATCGGGCCAATGCTGGCAGTGGCGAAAAACAACATGGACCTGACCAAATACCTGGTCAGCGAAGTGATGCAATCGATGGAGCAGCGTCTGGACTCCCTGCGCCGCTTCTACCCTGAGGCGAAAGCCGAAGACTGGCGCCTGGAAGTGGCCGGCCAACGGGTACAGATCATCAAGAAAGACCCGAAAAAGGGTGGCATCCTGCAGTTCGGTACTGAACTGGTGGCCGCGAAGGACGGCTCCCTCGCCGCCCTGCTCGGCGCTTCGCCAGGTGCCTCGGTGACTGTTTCGATCATGCTGGAACTGATCGAGAAGTGCTTCCCGGGCAAGGCCAAGGGTGAGTGGGCTGGCAAGCTGGCGGAAATCTTCCCGGCCCGTGAAAAAGTTCTGGAAACCGATGCTGCGCTGTATCGCAAGATCAACACGCAGAACAACATCGCCCTGGAACTGGTTGAAGAAAGCAGCGAGACCCCAAGCTTCGCTTGA
- a CDS encoding YajG family lipoprotein has product MLQRLLFGLITVAGLTLAGCAHSPQQLSPEPKLTTQLAPVGRGQPVVVRVVDGRPSPTLGTRGGLYPETSAITVQREQILPKLQAQAEAAVRLLGFTPTNNAPNAPQLTVTLAELKYQSPKEGMYVTEATIGATFRSDVQNANRRYSGRYGASLDQRFGMAPNQETNTKLVSDVLSDALTRLFKDPTVGQILAE; this is encoded by the coding sequence ATGTTGCAACGCCTGTTGTTCGGTTTGATCACTGTGGCCGGTTTGACCCTGGCCGGCTGCGCCCACAGCCCGCAACAACTGAGCCCGGAGCCGAAGCTGACCACCCAGCTGGCACCGGTCGGCCGTGGCCAGCCAGTCGTGGTGCGTGTGGTTGACGGTCGTCCGTCGCCAACCCTCGGCACCCGTGGCGGTCTGTACCCGGAAACCAGCGCCATCACCGTGCAGCGTGAGCAGATCCTGCCGAAGCTGCAGGCTCAGGCTGAAGCGGCCGTACGCCTGCTCGGTTTCACCCCGACCAACAATGCGCCAAACGCACCACAGTTGACCGTGACCTTGGCCGAGCTGAAATATCAGTCGCCGAAAGAAGGCATGTACGTGACTGAAGCGACCATCGGCGCGACCTTCCGCTCCGACGTGCAGAACGCCAACCGTCGCTACAGCGGCCGTTACGGTGCTTCGTTGGACCAGCGTTTCGGCATGGCGCCGAACCAGGAAACCAACACCAAACTGGTCAGCGATGTATTGAGCGATGCGCTGACGCGTCTGTTCAAGGACCCGACCGTGGGTCAGATCCTCGCCGAGTAA
- a CDS encoding 1-acyl-sn-glycerol-3-phosphate acyltransferase: protein MGEFDAIRPYDDSEVPVVLARLLGDKAFLDILTHFRFPRFAGAFGWMLKPLIAHRLRREFADVTSVATLQDKVESYVDHTIERATDGVTYTGVEQFKSGSAYLFIANHRDIVMDPAFVNYAVYHAGLPTPRIAIGDNLLQKPFVSDLMRLNKSFIVHRSITGRREKMAAYQLLSAYINHSIRNDCASIWIAQAEGRAKDGDDRTESAILKMFHMSRKDEPFGEVIQSLNVTPVSISYEYDPCDQAKARELYIRATTGTYAKAPGEDDVSIAKGITGYKGRVHVNFAAPIKELFEDTKQLAVEMDKQILGGYRLFPVHYLAYAQWADADPQLNVPKAAEVFPADELAKAQEEWQSRLDACPVEHRPYLVLQYATPVRNQYRVKAGLPL from the coding sequence ATGGGCGAATTCGATGCCATCCGACCTTACGACGACAGCGAAGTACCTGTGGTACTGGCAAGACTGCTCGGCGACAAGGCGTTTCTAGATATCCTCACCCACTTCCGCTTCCCGCGTTTTGCCGGTGCTTTCGGCTGGATGCTCAAACCACTTATAGCCCATCGGCTGCGTCGTGAGTTTGCCGACGTAACCTCGGTGGCGACTTTGCAGGACAAGGTCGAGTCTTACGTCGACCACACCATCGAACGTGCTACCGATGGCGTGACCTACACCGGTGTCGAGCAATTCAAGTCCGGCAGCGCCTATCTGTTCATCGCCAACCACCGCGACATCGTGATGGATCCGGCCTTCGTCAACTACGCGGTGTACCACGCCGGCCTGCCGACGCCGCGTATTGCGATTGGCGACAACCTGCTGCAAAAGCCGTTTGTCAGCGATCTGATGCGTCTGAACAAGAGTTTTATCGTGCACCGCTCGATCACCGGGCGACGCGAGAAAATGGCTGCCTATCAACTGCTCTCGGCGTACATCAACCACTCGATCCGCAACGATTGCGCGTCGATCTGGATTGCTCAGGCTGAAGGTCGGGCGAAGGATGGCGACGATCGTACCGAGTCGGCGATCCTCAAGATGTTCCACATGAGCCGCAAGGACGAGCCGTTCGGCGAAGTGATTCAGTCGCTGAACGTCACCCCGGTGTCGATCAGCTATGAATACGACCCGTGCGACCAGGCCAAGGCCCGCGAGCTGTACATTCGCGCCACCACCGGCACCTACGCGAAAGCGCCGGGCGAGGATGACGTGAGCATCGCCAAGGGCATCACCGGCTACAAGGGCCGGGTGCACGTGAACTTCGCGGCGCCGATCAAAGAACTGTTCGAAGACACCAAGCAATTGGCGGTCGAGATGGACAAGCAGATTCTCGGCGGCTATCGCCTGTTCCCGGTGCATTACCTGGCGTATGCGCAGTGGGCGGACGCGGATCCGCAACTGAACGTGCCAAAGGCTGCCGAAGTGTTCCCGGCGGATGAACTGGCCAAGGCACAGGAAGAATGGCAGAGCCGGCTGGACGCGTGCCCAGTAGAGCATCGTCCGTATCTGGTGCTGCAATATGCGACGCCGGTGCGTAATCAGTACCGGGTCAAGGCTGGATTGCCGCTGTAA
- a CDS encoding CPXCG motif-containing cysteine-rich protein yields MLETALYECPYCDEEVETTVDLSAGDQTYIEDCQVCCRPITFVLQVHEEDWFLEVFSENE; encoded by the coding sequence ATGCTGGAAACCGCACTGTATGAATGTCCGTATTGTGATGAAGAGGTCGAGACGACGGTGGACCTGTCCGCTGGCGATCAGACTTACATCGAGGACTGTCAGGTGTGTTGTCGGCCGATCACGTTCGTATTGCAGGTACATGAAGAGGATTGGTTTCTGGAAGTTTTCAGCGAAAACGAGTGA
- a CDS encoding DUF2007 domain-containing protein, with protein sequence MQRIYEPENLMEGEMLKGMLASEGIEAHLVGRDLLGGTGELPIFGLLGLSVDNDQAEYARELITAYNAALPLPGDEPESFPGTLVC encoded by the coding sequence ATGCAGCGAATCTACGAGCCGGAAAACCTGATGGAAGGCGAAATGCTCAAGGGCATGCTTGCCAGCGAAGGCATCGAGGCGCACCTGGTCGGGCGCGATCTGCTTGGCGGCACCGGCGAGTTGCCGATCTTCGGCCTGTTGGGACTGTCGGTCGACAACGATCAGGCCGAGTACGCCCGCGAGCTGATCACCGCGTACAATGCCGCGCTGCCGCTGCCCGGCGATGAACCGGAGAGCTTCCCCGGTACGCTGGTCTGTTAG
- a CDS encoding SOS response-associated peptidase, producing MCGRYALFRWNRDFAALPGFPADQLAQWNISPNDSVLMLRAAEDGQRTLARARWGLTPPWLTDLSRTPAHARAETVVEQPMFREALRLRRCLLPANGFYEWRGTQRKRPYWLTPGEGSSLFFAAIWEAYPVQEQVWLSTAVITQSAASQRRPLILDEAGQAAWLDPETPLHTLQALLASEPAALRERVLANMVNDPKLNGPECLTPG from the coding sequence ATGTGTGGACGTTATGCCCTGTTTCGCTGGAACCGTGATTTCGCGGCCCTGCCAGGTTTTCCTGCCGATCAACTGGCGCAGTGGAACATTTCCCCCAATGATTCGGTGTTGATGCTGCGTGCCGCTGAAGACGGCCAACGCACACTGGCCCGTGCTCGCTGGGGACTGACGCCACCGTGGCTGACCGATCTGTCGCGCACGCCGGCGCATGCCCGGGCGGAAACCGTGGTTGAGCAGCCGATGTTCCGTGAAGCGCTACGTTTGCGCCGTTGTCTGCTGCCGGCCAACGGTTTTTACGAATGGCGCGGAACCCAGCGCAAGCGTCCGTACTGGCTGACACCGGGGGAGGGCTCCTCGCTGTTTTTTGCGGCGATCTGGGAAGCGTATCCGGTGCAGGAACAGGTGTGGCTGAGCACGGCGGTGATCACTCAGTCGGCGGCCAGTCAGCGCCGGCCGTTGATTCTCGATGAGGCGGGGCAGGCCGCGTGGCTCGATCCCGAAACGCCTCTGCACACCTTGCAGGCGCTGCTGGCCAGTGAGCCCGCCGCGTTGCGTGAGCGGGTGTTGGCGAACATGGTCAATGATCCGAAGCTCAACGGGCCGGAGTGTCTGACTCCGGGTTGA
- a CDS encoding methyl-accepting chemotaxis protein, translated as MKFKSIQFSVAALAGAIVLSVVAALVLYALFSGARTQDMVQQRTQAQFEQVIEQRLTSLAQTQVSQIQRELEAPLLIAGGLVRVNALLGTPGADGQPRLNISREQLISLIKENVEKNPKILGTYIGWEKNALDHNDAAYIGTSVVGIDAANGRFLPWWFRNDDGTLGLDKLVDVDDQKVLSTGVRASEYYLCSKESKKSCVIDPAPYKVGDKIVMLASFIEPIMLNGAFQGIVGADLSVNFIQEMLLAANQKLYSGAGEMALVGGNGRIVAYTKDPSKFGEKVSDILDAQQIANMANLKRGEVTYSVDKDKGRIELYLPFGIGQTDARWTLMLQLPLNAVMADLQKLQADLDAQRKSDTFGMAMVGLIIAGIGLLVIWLVGHGIARPLKQMVAMLDDIAQGEGDLTRRLSSDRSDELGSIAKGFNTFLSKLQAMITQVVTSVQSVSDSSEHTADIAIRTNIGIQKQMAEIDQVATAVQEMTATAQDVARNATQAAQAASHADQAAGQGMQIVRDTSNSIGVLAVEIGKAVEVVQTLAKDSENINAILTAIRGIAEQTNLLALNAAIEAARAGEQGRGFAVVADEVRNLAQKTQKATEEIQSMIQQLQQGTRDVVRVMEDSQNRTDESVQHAAKAADALETITQAVSVINDMNTQIASAAEEQSAVADDINRNVINIGQVANEVAGGADESSSASADLTKLAEQQRRLINQFKV; from the coding sequence ATGAAGTTCAAGTCGATCCAGTTTTCCGTTGCCGCCCTGGCCGGCGCCATCGTTCTCAGCGTGGTCGCCGCGCTGGTACTGTATGCGCTGTTTTCCGGCGCCCGCACTCAGGACATGGTGCAGCAGCGCACCCAAGCCCAGTTCGAACAAGTCATCGAGCAGCGCCTGACATCGCTGGCACAAACCCAGGTCAGCCAGATCCAGCGCGAACTGGAAGCGCCGCTATTGATTGCCGGCGGACTGGTGCGGGTCAACGCCCTGCTCGGCACGCCGGGCGCCGATGGCCAACCGCGCCTGAACATCAGCCGTGAACAACTGATCAGCCTGATCAAAGAGAACGTCGAGAAGAACCCGAAGATTCTTGGCACCTACATCGGCTGGGAAAAAAACGCTCTGGATCACAACGACGCTGCCTACATCGGCACCAGCGTGGTGGGTATCGACGCGGCCAACGGGCGCTTTCTGCCGTGGTGGTTCCGCAATGACGACGGCACGCTCGGCCTCGATAAGCTGGTGGACGTCGACGATCAGAAAGTCCTCTCCACCGGCGTGCGCGCCAGCGAGTACTACCTGTGCTCGAAAGAGAGCAAGAAATCCTGCGTGATCGATCCGGCGCCTTACAAGGTCGGCGACAAGATCGTCATGCTCGCCTCGTTTATCGAACCGATCATGCTCAACGGAGCCTTCCAGGGCATCGTCGGCGCCGACCTGTCGGTGAACTTCATCCAGGAAATGCTCCTCGCTGCCAACCAGAAGCTCTACAGCGGCGCCGGCGAGATGGCGCTGGTCGGCGGTAACGGGCGGATCGTTGCCTACACCAAAGACCCGAGCAAATTCGGTGAGAAAGTCAGCGACATCCTCGACGCGCAACAGATTGCCAACATGGCCAATCTCAAGCGTGGCGAAGTGACCTACTCCGTCGATAAGGACAAGGGTCGAATCGAGTTGTACCTGCCGTTCGGCATCGGCCAGACCGACGCACGCTGGACGCTGATGCTGCAATTGCCGTTGAATGCGGTGATGGCTGACCTGCAGAAACTTCAGGCCGACCTCGACGCTCAGCGCAAATCCGACACCTTCGGCATGGCCATGGTCGGTTTGATCATCGCCGGCATCGGCCTGCTGGTGATCTGGCTGGTCGGCCACGGCATTGCCCGACCACTGAAACAAATGGTCGCCATGCTCGATGACATCGCTCAGGGCGAAGGTGATCTGACTAGGCGCTTGAGCAGTGATCGCAGCGATGAACTGGGCTCGATCGCCAAGGGTTTCAACACCTTCCTGAGCAAATTACAGGCGATGATCACCCAAGTGGTGACGTCGGTGCAGAGCGTCAGCGATTCGTCGGAGCACACGGCCGACATTGCGATTCGCACCAACATCGGCATCCAGAAACAGATGGCCGAGATCGATCAGGTCGCCACCGCGGTGCAGGAAATGACCGCCACCGCGCAGGACGTGGCACGCAACGCCACCCAGGCTGCGCAAGCCGCCAGCCACGCGGATCAGGCCGCCGGTCAAGGCATGCAGATTGTGCGCGACACGTCGAATTCGATTGGCGTGCTCGCAGTGGAAATCGGCAAGGCGGTGGAAGTGGTGCAGACGCTGGCCAAGGACAGCGAGAACATCAATGCGATTCTGACCGCGATTCGCGGGATCGCCGAGCAGACCAATCTGCTGGCGCTGAACGCGGCGATTGAAGCCGCTCGAGCCGGCGAACAGGGCCGCGGTTTTGCGGTGGTGGCGGATGAAGTGCGCAATCTGGCGCAGAAAACCCAGAAAGCCACCGAAGAAATCCAGTCGATGATCCAGCAACTGCAACAGGGCACCCGCGACGTGGTGCGGGTCATGGAAGACAGCCAGAACCGCACCGACGAAAGCGTGCAGCACGCGGCGAAAGCGGCTGACGCGCTGGAGACGATTACCCAGGCGGTGTCGGTGATCAACGACATGAACACGCAGATTGCCAGCGCGGCGGAAGAACAGAGCGCGGTGGCCGATGACATCAATCGCAACGTGATCAATATCGGTCAGGTGGCCAATGAAGTGGCCGGCGGCGCGGATGAGTCGAGTTCGGCGAGTGCCGATCTGACCAAACTGGCGGAGCAGCAGCGGCGGTTGATCAATCAGTTCAAGGTTTAA